A single Ignavibacteriales bacterium DNA region contains:
- a CDS encoding type I restriction endonuclease subunit R: MKPITENIIEHSAIEILQELGWGYVPGKDISPEGLFCERESFSEIVLVNRLREAVARINPDIPVNAQEAAVQKVLRISSPDLLHNNEEFHRMLVEKVKIPYQQNGYERSYEVALIDFRNPGANQFLAVNQYTIMENNQHKRPDILLFVNGLPLVVIELKNAADENADIQSAFQQIQTYKSAIPGLFIYNAVCVISDGLECRAGSVSADMSRYMTWKTVDGVKEASRFKPQIETLFKGMLKPATLLDLVRNFIVFEKSKREDSATGLIQIQTQKKLAAYHQYYAVNKAVISTIGASGERGDKRGGVVWHTQGSGKSLSMVFYSGKLITSPEMRNPTIVVITDRNDLDDQLFDTFAASVQLLRQEPVQAESRDHLKELLKVASGGIVFTTIQKFLPDDSSRLRFPQLSDRRNIVVIADEAHRTQYGFEAKLINTKDSQSKEVIGKQIAYGFAKYMRDALPEATYIGFTGTPIEGTDVNTPQVFGSYIDRYDIKDAVDDGATVRIFYESRLAKVNLDDEGKRLIEEFDKELEQDEEVTNRQRAKAKWTKLEAIVGHSERVKNLARDIVTHFEKRQQVFDGKGMIVAMSRRIAVDIYNEIIALRPGWHHDDLNRGVIKVVMTASSSDGPEIAKHHTTKQQRRDLSERMKDPADEMKLVIVRDMWLTGFDAPCLNTMYIDKPMRGHNLMQAIARVNRVFKDKPGGLIVDYLGIAIDLKKALSFYGEAGGKGDPAENIQRAYEVFREKIEVIRQMFNESSATKEDILVEEPEAYYPASAGFNYRRFFDAEPQEKLSIVLQAEEHILGLKDGKERFIREVTMMSLSLSLCITREEVQPFLAEAAFFQAVKARLAKFDAPAAGGKSSLQIETAIRQIVDEALSSDTVVDIFDAAGIDKPDISGLEILSDEFLEEVVGMQHKNLAIELLKKILNDELKIRSKTNLVKSKKLLEMLETAIKKYQNNLLTTAEIIEELIRIAKQIKEDDKEGERLGLNTDEVAFYNALEVNDSAVQVLGDETLKIIAREIADKVRANATIDWTIRESARAKLMVLVRRTLTKYGYPPDKQKQAIETVLKQAELLADSIAA; this comes from the coding sequence ATGAAACCCATCACCGAAAATATCATAGAACACTCAGCAATTGAGATATTGCAGGAGCTGGGGTGGGGCTATGTTCCCGGTAAGGATATTTCTCCGGAAGGTTTGTTTTGTGAACGGGAAAGTTTCAGCGAAATAGTGTTAGTGAACCGGCTCAGGGAGGCAGTAGCGCGGATAAATCCTGATATTCCGGTAAATGCTCAGGAAGCTGCTGTGCAAAAGGTTCTGCGTATCAGTTCTCCCGATCTACTGCATAACAATGAAGAGTTCCACCGTATGCTGGTTGAAAAGGTGAAGATACCTTATCAGCAAAACGGTTATGAGCGGAGTTATGAGGTTGCGCTTATTGATTTTAGGAATCCCGGAGCAAACCAGTTCCTTGCGGTAAACCAATATACCATCATGGAAAACAACCAGCATAAGAGACCTGATATACTCCTCTTTGTAAACGGTCTTCCTCTGGTGGTTATCGAACTGAAAAACGCTGCTGATGAAAATGCTGATATACAAAGTGCATTTCAGCAGATACAGACCTATAAATCTGCAATCCCCGGCTTGTTTATTTATAATGCAGTTTGTGTAATATCAGACGGACTTGAATGCAGAGCGGGGAGTGTTTCCGCAGACATGAGCCGTTACATGACCTGGAAAACCGTTGACGGTGTTAAGGAGGCCTCACGGTTTAAGCCGCAGATTGAAACACTTTTTAAGGGAATGCTTAAACCCGCTACCCTGCTAGACCTTGTGCGTAATTTTATCGTCTTTGAAAAATCAAAGCGGGAAGATTCTGCCACCGGGCTGATACAGATTCAGACACAAAAAAAACTTGCCGCGTATCATCAGTATTATGCAGTGAACAAGGCAGTCATCTCAACCATCGGTGCCTCAGGTGAACGGGGTGACAAACGGGGCGGAGTGGTATGGCACACACAGGGCTCAGGCAAAAGTCTGAGTATGGTTTTTTACTCCGGCAAACTGATTACTTCCCCGGAGATGCGAAACCCAACCATTGTGGTAATAACCGACCGCAATGATCTTGATGATCAGTTGTTTGATACCTTTGCTGCTTCGGTGCAGTTGCTCAGGCAGGAACCTGTGCAGGCAGAGAGCAGAGACCACCTGAAAGAACTGCTTAAAGTTGCAAGCGGCGGTATTGTGTTTACCACCATTCAGAAATTTCTTCCTGATGATTCTTCCCGGCTCAGATTTCCGCAGCTTTCAGACCGCAGGAATATTGTGGTAATAGCTGATGAAGCTCACCGCACGCAATATGGCTTTGAAGCAAAACTGATTAATACCAAAGACAGCCAAAGCAAAGAAGTTATCGGCAAGCAGATTGCATACGGCTTTGCAAAATATATGCGGGATGCACTTCCGGAGGCAACTTATATCGGCTTTACAGGCACACCCATTGAGGGGACTGATGTAAACACTCCGCAGGTGTTCGGCAGTTATATAGACCGCTACGATATTAAAGACGCCGTTGATGACGGAGCAACGGTTCGTATATTTTATGAAAGCCGACTGGCAAAAGTTAATCTTGATGATGAGGGAAAACGGCTGATTGAGGAGTTTGACAAAGAACTTGAGCAGGATGAAGAAGTAACCAACCGTCAGCGCGCCAAAGCAAAGTGGACAAAACTTGAGGCAATTGTGGGGCACAGCGAGCGGGTAAAAAATCTTGCGCGGGATATTGTAACCCACTTTGAAAAACGGCAGCAGGTCTTTGACGGCAAAGGAATGATTGTAGCCATGAGCCGCCGGATTGCGGTTGATATATATAATGAAATCATCGCCCTCAGACCAGGGTGGCACCATGATGACCTGAACCGCGGTGTAATTAAGGTAGTAATGACCGCGAGCAGTTCTGATGGTCCGGAGATAGCAAAGCATCATACCACCAAACAGCAGAGGCGGGATTTATCAGAACGAATGAAAGACCCCGCTGATGAAATGAAGCTGGTGATTGTGCGTGATATGTGGCTGACCGGTTTTGATGCCCCCTGCCTGAACACCATGTATATAGACAAACCGATGCGGGGGCATAACCTGATGCAGGCAATTGCACGGGTGAATAGGGTCTTTAAGGATAAACCTGGCGGTCTGATTGTTGACTATCTCGGTATTGCCATTGACCTTAAAAAAGCACTCTCCTTTTACGGTGAGGCCGGAGGCAAAGGAGACCCGGCAGAAAACATCCAGCGGGCGTATGAGGTCTTCAGGGAAAAGATTGAAGTAATACGGCAGATGTTTAATGAATCAAGTGCAACCAAAGAGGATATACTGGTTGAAGAACCTGAAGCATATTATCCCGCAAGTGCGGGGTTTAATTACCGCAGATTTTTTGACGCAGAGCCGCAGGAAAAACTTTCCATAGTTCTTCAGGCGGAGGAACATATACTCGGGCTCAAGGATGGCAAGGAGCGGTTCATCCGTGAGGTAACGATGATGAGTCTGTCTCTTTCCTTATGTATCACCAGAGAAGAAGTGCAGCCGTTTTTAGCCGAAGCCGCATTTTTTCAGGCGGTTAAAGCACGGCTGGCAAAGTTTGATGCTCCGGCTGCAGGAGGTAAATCCAGTCTGCAGATTGAAACCGCCATCCGGCAGATTGTTGATGAAGCCCTCAGCAGTGATACCGTGGTTGATATCTTTGATGCTGCCGGAATTGATAAACCGGATATATCAGGTCTTGAAATTCTTTCAGATGAATTTCTTGAAGAAGTTGTGGGAATGCAGCATAAGAATCTGGCTATAGAACTCCTGAAAAAAATTCTTAATGACGAACTTAAAATCAGGTCGAAAACTAATCTGGTTAAAAGTAAAAAACTGCTTGAGATGCTTGAGACTGCAATTAAGAAATATCAGAATAATCTGCTCACCACGGCAGAGATTATCGAAGAACTGATCCGTATTGCAAAGCAGATTAAGGAAGATGACAAAGAAGGGGAACGCCTCGGGCTGAATACTGATGAAGTGGCATTTTATAATGCGCTTGAAGTGAATGACAGTGCAGTTCAGGTGCTGGGAGATGAGACCTTAAAAATTATTGCAAGGGAGATTGCCGACAAAGTCCGCGCTAATGCCACCATTGACTGGACCATCCGTGAAAGCGCGCGGGCTAAACTAATGGTTCTGGTCAGGCGCACCCTCACTAAATATGGCTACCCTCCTGACAAACAAAAACAGGCAATTGAAACCGTCCTTAAACAGGCGGAACTTCTGGCTGACAGCATAGCAGCGTAA
- a CDS encoding TIR domain-containing protein, with product METNSKIKIFISYSHANDNYLDEFLLHLKQLEKSQNVEVWCDRQIKAGEIFINVIKENINTADILCCLVSKEYLASNTCNEEKNIGMELEIQTGIKVVPIILTNCAWQDDEYFRKTLAIPKDGKPVCEFSPDDAGWMDVYEKIKNLIEDRKKLCSIKIKQEFLSKLTEVGFLISKSSAYGDSKIDDIFVYPELNEYNDQYDRLKNISSEVIINHFNEYNRSIIAGESQSGKSTFAKVLFVKLFEKKYFPIFIVGERKKFKGSLQSNIKRALLEQYENFDLTIIPESRLVIIVDDFHIFADSKKYMNELQDYQNQILIVDDIFKFNKTFVIGKSPYRSFKIREFKASLRDELIQKLISRNGYVGSENHETRERYEILDELTEKIDSALGKIIDNGIMPAYPFFILSIANISLSIEKPLDQEITSQGNCYQALIYLALHGNVLSENIDTYLNLLTEFSYFLYKNRLTKCTEDELGEFFNEYKVKFNLHIEYRELMRNLYSSRILCEDSFGNISFTYRYIQYYFIGKYLAEHLSECKEVIKDIITNLNNNESAYIAIFISHHTKNEALLKELLNNAKSLFMKYELATLKREDFGSFDREFNGLIRDNKERLFSEPDTNRKKILEVKDSEEERIINEDGEYSDTDNLEVEISNFNDELRRSIKSVEVMGLILKNRAGSLERNWIKEIYKEALSVYLRILRSLFELIKEPESQSNIIDYLSVRISSSLADKHSSLDHDKILDFAKRIFWNLNFYIVLSYIDHIISALGSKKLIKIILEISEEIDTPIAELVYLGSTLKYGKFISERDIKKFMNGKGTSEMSKKILRHIYINYVSLHEVTFQDKQKYSHLLGISPK from the coding sequence ATGGAAACGAATTCAAAGATAAAAATTTTTATCAGTTATTCGCACGCAAATGACAATTATTTAGATGAATTTCTGTTGCACTTAAAGCAATTAGAAAAAAGTCAGAATGTTGAGGTATGGTGCGATAGACAAATAAAGGCTGGCGAAATATTTATTAATGTAATTAAAGAAAACATAAACACCGCAGATATATTATGTTGTCTTGTTTCAAAGGAATATTTAGCATCAAATACTTGTAACGAAGAGAAAAATATAGGAATGGAATTAGAAATACAAACAGGAATAAAAGTAGTTCCAATTATTCTTACAAATTGTGCATGGCAAGATGATGAGTACTTTAGAAAAACATTAGCAATTCCTAAAGATGGAAAACCTGTTTGTGAATTTTCTCCAGACGATGCAGGATGGATGGATGTTTATGAAAAAATAAAAAACTTGATTGAGGACCGCAAGAAGCTATGCTCAATAAAAATAAAACAAGAATTCTTAAGTAAATTAACTGAGGTTGGATTTTTAATTAGTAAATCTTCTGCATACGGAGACTCAAAAATTGATGATATATTTGTATATCCTGAGCTAAATGAATACAATGACCAATATGATAGATTAAAAAATATTTCTTCTGAGGTAATTATTAATCATTTCAATGAATACAACAGATCAATAATAGCGGGGGAAAGCCAATCAGGGAAATCAACTTTTGCAAAAGTTCTGTTTGTTAAACTATTTGAAAAAAAGTATTTCCCGATTTTTATTGTTGGCGAACGAAAAAAATTTAAGGGATCACTACAGTCAAATATTAAAAGAGCTTTGTTAGAGCAATATGAAAATTTTGATTTGACAATAATACCGGAGAGTAGATTGGTGATTATTGTTGACGATTTCCATATTTTTGCTGATTCAAAAAAATATATGAACGAATTGCAAGATTATCAAAATCAAATATTAATTGTCGATGATATTTTTAAGTTCAACAAAACATTTGTTATTGGTAAATCTCCCTACAGATCGTTTAAAATTAGGGAATTTAAGGCTTCGCTACGAGATGAACTAATTCAGAAATTGATTTCGCGTAATGGCTATGTTGGTTCTGAAAATCACGAAACGAGGGAAAGGTACGAAATTCTCGACGAACTTACTGAGAAAATAGATAGTGCATTAGGAAAGATTATTGATAATGGAATTATGCCCGCCTATCCATTTTTTATTCTCTCAATAGCCAATATATCCCTGTCAATTGAAAAACCGTTAGATCAAGAAATAACATCCCAAGGTAATTGTTATCAGGCTTTAATCTATTTGGCACTGCATGGTAATGTGCTAAGTGAGAATATTGATACTTATTTAAATTTGCTTACCGAATTCTCCTATTTCCTTTATAAAAATAGGTTAACAAAATGTACCGAGGATGAGTTGGGAGAGTTTTTTAATGAATACAAAGTGAAATTTAACCTCCATATAGAATATCGAGAATTAATGAGAAACTTGTACTCGTCTCGTATATTGTGCGAGGATAGTTTTGGAAACATTTCATTTACTTATAGATACATTCAGTATTATTTTATCGGAAAATATCTTGCGGAACATTTATCCGAGTGTAAAGAAGTTATTAAGGATATTATTACAAACTTAAACAACAACGAATCAGCCTATATTGCTATATTTATTAGTCATCACACAAAAAACGAGGCATTATTAAAAGAGTTGCTGAATAATGCTAAATCTTTATTTATGAAATATGAATTGGCAACCCTAAAAAGAGAAGATTTTGGTTCGTTTGACCGTGAATTCAATGGTTTAATCAGAGACAATAAGGAAAGGCTATTTTCGGAACCTGATACGAATAGAAAGAAAATATTGGAAGTTAAGGACTCTGAAGAAGAAAGAATAATAAATGAAGATGGTGAATATTCTGATACTGATAATTTAGAAGTGGAAATTAGTAATTTTAATGATGAGCTAAGAAGAAGTATAAAGTCTGTTGAGGTGATGGGGCTTATTTTGAAGAATAGAGCGGGTTCATTAGAAAGAAATTGGATAAAAGAAATTTATAAAGAAGCTTTATCTGTTTACCTTAGAATTTTAAGATCGCTATTCGAGTTGATTAAAGAACCTGAATCGCAATCGAATATAATTGATTACCTATCGGTGCGTATTTCTTCTTCCTTGGCTGATAAACACTCCTCATTAGATCATGATAAAATATTGGATTTTGCTAAAAGAATATTCTGGAATCTCAATTTCTATATTGTTTTAAGTTATATCGATCATATAATATCTGCATTAGGATCAAAGAAACTAATTAAGATCATCCTTGAAATTTCTGAAGAAATTGATACCCCCATAGCCGAACTTGTTTACTTAGGCTCAACGTTGAAATATGGAAAATTTATTAGCGAAAGGGATATTAAGAAATTTATGAATGGAAAGGGTACATCTGAGATGTCTAAAAAAATTCTACGTCATATTTATATAAATTATGTTTCGTTACATGAAGTTACATTTCAGGACAAGCAGAAGTACAGTCACCTATTAGGAATTTCACCCAAATAA
- a CDS encoding ATP-binding protein has product MTANSYTIPTEKIIERLVSENPWWKSKSIDDSLNRMKRRLYFDLIFPQIKDISLRRTILLMGPRRVGKTVMLYHAIQELIKKNAAPDSIFFVGIDNPLYINMGLEELLHLAVKASGRERMEGNYVFFDEIQYLKDWERHLKVLTDRYPKTKFVVSGSAAAALRLRSTESGAGRFHDFILPPLTFQEFLYLRDMEHLVQPTEILSEGKKIPFYKSFDIKALNEQFFRYINYGGYPEILFDTTVRNDLPEYIKNDIIDKVLLRDLPGIYGIRDVQELNRFFTYLAYNTGKEFSPQTIAKDSGLKTEVIKRYIEYLEAAFLINVVTKVDENARYFKRITGFKVYLTNSSLRTALFAPVAASDDESGSMVETAIYSQWMHRGHSRLHYAKWKTGRKEGEVDMVQLHAGKLKPEWALEIKWSNRYVEKPHELKSLLSFCSQNKLSAATITTIDKQTQIVHDGIELNFLPASLYAYAAGVDS; this is encoded by the coding sequence ATGACAGCAAATTCTTATACTATTCCGACAGAAAAGATCATAGAGCGGCTGGTATCTGAAAACCCCTGGTGGAAGTCAAAATCCATTGATGACTCTCTGAACAGAATGAAAAGACGGCTCTACTTTGATCTGATCTTTCCGCAGATTAAGGATATTTCGCTGAGGAGAACTATTCTGCTTATGGGGCCGCGCCGCGTTGGCAAAACCGTGATGCTGTATCATGCCATCCAGGAATTGATAAAGAAAAACGCTGCGCCGGATTCCATTTTTTTTGTTGGGATTGATAACCCGCTTTACATCAATATGGGTCTTGAAGAACTTCTGCATCTGGCGGTAAAGGCCTCCGGCAGAGAGCGGATGGAAGGCAATTATGTATTTTTTGATGAGATTCAGTATCTGAAAGACTGGGAGCGTCATCTGAAAGTGCTGACTGACAGATATCCCAAAACGAAGTTCGTGGTATCCGGATCGGCTGCTGCTGCATTACGTTTACGAAGCACGGAAAGCGGAGCAGGGCGTTTTCATGATTTCATCCTGCCTCCACTTACCTTTCAGGAGTTTCTCTACCTGAGAGATATGGAACATCTGGTGCAGCCAACGGAGATCCTCTCTGAAGGGAAAAAGATTCCCTTTTATAAGAGCTTTGATATAAAGGCACTCAATGAGCAGTTCTTCAGATATATAAACTATGGCGGGTATCCTGAGATTCTCTTTGATACAACCGTACGCAATGATTTGCCGGAATACATTAAAAACGATATCATTGACAAGGTGCTCCTGCGGGACCTGCCCGGTATATATGGCATCAGGGATGTTCAGGAGTTAAACCGGTTCTTTACCTATCTTGCTTACAATACCGGAAAGGAATTTTCGCCCCAGACCATAGCAAAGGACAGCGGTCTGAAAACCGAGGTGATAAAAAGATATATAGAATATCTTGAAGCTGCATTTTTAATAAATGTGGTAACAAAGGTTGATGAGAATGCCCGTTACTTTAAGCGGATTACCGGATTTAAGGTATATTTAACCAATTCATCGCTTCGCACAGCTCTTTTTGCACCTGTTGCAGCATCTGATGATGAGTCGGGGAGTATGGTTGAAACTGCTATTTACTCCCAGTGGATGCACCGGGGGCACAGCCGTCTCCATTATGCAAAATGGAAAACCGGAAGAAAAGAGGGTGAGGTTGATATGGTTCAGCTTCATGCAGGAAAACTGAAGCCGGAATGGGCTCTTGAGATTAAATGGAGCAACCGTTATGTTGAAAAACCGCATGAGTTGAAGAGTCTCCTTTCATTCTGCAGTCAAAACAAACTCTCTGCGGCAACCATAACCACCATAGATAAGCAGACTCAGATTGTTCATGACGGGATTGAACTCAATTTCCTTCCTGCATCACTTTATGCGTATGCTGCCGGTGTTGACAGCTAA
- a CDS encoding right-handed parallel beta-helix repeat-containing protein, with protein MIKKLLFILILAAVKLSAQYTTPNTGVNWNLDSLKQYAPSVVTGTFPDYTVSANVIIAANDRVMVLPGTKVTFTATTAGFEVNGTLKVLGTVSDSVYLRSQTEDSLGAWVGLLFNDTAVDTACEVHYANIMFATNGFRAINASPNLYNSTLYKNRVGVRFTGANSIVSGNRIERSFEYGIIMTLTSSPQILNNIIKDNNTQNTSAKNQVSIGLQGNNSPVITGNTISGGWSIRTGGISLWVSGSGAFSNAVIENNTIFNNSFGITLYATSGGAINALVRNNTIYNNKINPDVNVSGSGINVNGTTLNTPVITKNTIYGNWWGITIQNGTTVQAGPSPNLGNLTNADTTDDGRNYIYNNIQPTGTFDLFNNCTNDIMAQNNDWGVYDSAAIDSHIYHKTDNANHGSVFFMPFYDPSTIPVELVSFGYTKTASGLRVIWSTATETNNRGFELLATIRGGEETRIFIEGAGTSTETRNYEATLPLVQSGTYAIFLRQVDLDGTVNLLKETEAEFTLQTGGFALHGNYPNPFNPETQIRFELGERARVTLKFFTVSGELAAELQQGVMEAGVYTVPFNPAQFGLPTGVYFCELTAGSFRGVQKMVYLR; from the coding sequence ATGATAAAAAAATTACTATTCATTCTGATACTAGCAGCAGTAAAACTCTCTGCGCAATATACCACACCGAATACCGGCGTTAACTGGAATCTGGACAGCTTAAAACAATATGCCCCATCGGTGGTAACCGGCACATTTCCTGATTATACGGTTTCTGCAAATGTAATCATAGCAGCAAATGACCGGGTGATGGTGCTTCCCGGAACTAAAGTGACTTTTACCGCAACAACAGCAGGTTTTGAAGTAAACGGTACTCTTAAAGTTCTGGGCACGGTTAGTGACTCAGTATATCTTCGCTCACAAACGGAAGACTCACTCGGCGCCTGGGTCGGGCTTCTGTTCAACGACACCGCGGTTGATACTGCATGCGAAGTACATTATGCAAATATCATGTTTGCAACAAACGGCTTCCGTGCTATTAATGCATCGCCAAATCTTTATAACTCAACTTTATATAAAAACAGAGTTGGTGTACGTTTTACCGGTGCAAACTCAATTGTTTCCGGCAACCGGATTGAACGCAGTTTTGAGTATGGCATTATTATGACGCTTACCTCAAGTCCGCAGATACTCAATAATATCATTAAAGACAATAATACCCAGAACACATCCGCTAAGAATCAGGTGAGCATTGGTCTGCAGGGGAATAATTCCCCCGTGATAACAGGCAACACGATTTCAGGCGGCTGGAGCATCCGCACCGGCGGTATCAGTTTATGGGTAAGCGGATCCGGAGCGTTTTCAAATGCCGTAATTGAAAACAACACGATATTTAACAACAGTTTTGGCATCACTCTGTATGCAACCAGCGGCGGAGCGATAAACGCCCTGGTCAGAAACAATACGATATATAACAATAAGATCAATCCGGATGTAAACGTTTCCGGCAGCGGCATCAATGTAAACGGAACCACGCTTAATACGCCGGTTATTACGAAGAATACCATTTACGGAAACTGGTGGGGTATAACCATTCAGAACGGTACCACGGTTCAGGCAGGCCCTTCGCCGAACCTGGGCAATCTGACAAACGCTGATACTACCGATGACGGAAGAAATTATATATATAATAATATTCAGCCGACCGGAACCTTTGACCTGTTCAATAACTGCACAAATGATATTATGGCGCAGAACAATGACTGGGGAGTTTACGACTCCGCGGCTATTGACAGCCATATTTATCATAAAACTGACAATGCTAATCATGGTTCAGTATTCTTCATGCCGTTTTATGATCCTTCAACCATACCGGTTGAGCTGGTTTCTTTCGGATATACAAAAACCGCATCAGGACTCCGTGTCATCTGGTCAACGGCAACGGAAACCAATAACCGGGGATTTGAACTGCTGGCAACAATCAGAGGCGGGGAGGAAACACGTATTTTTATTGAAGGTGCCGGCACTTCCACAGAAACCCGGAATTATGAGGCAACCCTGCCGCTTGTTCAGTCAGGCACATATGCAATTTTTCTCCGGCAGGTTGATCTGGACGGAACGGTCAATTTGCTGAAAGAAACTGAAGCAGAGTTCACTCTGCAGACCGGCGGGTTTGCACTGCACGGGAATTATCCGAATCCGTTTAATCCTGAGACACAGATACGGTTTGAACTTGGAGAGAGAGCCCGGGTTACCCTGAAATTCTTTACGGTTTCAGGTGAACTTGCAGCGGAGCTGCAGCAGGGTGTGATGGAAGCCGGTGTATATACCGTTCCTTTTAATCCGGCGCAGTTCGGGCTTCCGACCGGAGTTTATTTCTGTGAACTGACCGCCGGCAGTTTCCGCGGAGTTCAGAAAATGGTCTATCTGAGATAA
- a CDS encoding ABC transporter permease, whose translation MTINLFSEIGQVFQLLFGIFRSFIHIPRSRKLVIYQMEHIGVNSLPLVLIIAVFTGAVAAWQAAYQLKGIAPISFLGGATSRAIITELAPVLTGIIIAGRVGASIAAELGTMKVTEQIDALETMAISPVRYLAMPRFVASVIMMPLIAIFANVIAVVGAYFVADYFLGVSPAVFFTSVKRYFSMYDFMSGLIKTVFFGGVTSLIGCHIGLRTDGGAEGVGLATIRSFVLSAALILILDYVLWMLIF comes from the coding sequence ATCACGATCAACCTCTTTTCAGAGATTGGTCAGGTGTTTCAGTTATTGTTCGGCATCTTCAGGAGTTTTATCCATATCCCGAGGAGCAGAAAACTTGTTATCTACCAGATGGAACATATCGGAGTGAACTCCCTGCCTCTGGTGCTGATTATTGCGGTTTTTACCGGGGCGGTTGCTGCCTGGCAGGCGGCGTATCAGCTTAAGGGAATTGCACCTATCTCATTCCTCGGCGGTGCGACCAGCCGAGCTATTATCACGGAGCTTGCTCCGGTACTCACGGGAATTATCATTGCCGGCCGTGTTGGTGCATCCATTGCGGCGGAACTTGGTACTATGAAAGTAACCGAACAGATTGACGCTCTTGAAACCATGGCCATCAGTCCGGTCCGGTATCTTGCTATGCCCCGGTTTGTTGCCTCTGTTATAATGATGCCTCTTATTGCAATATTCGCGAATGTGATAGCAGTGGTGGGCGCCTATTTTGTGGCAGACTACTTCCTCGGTGTATCCCCTGCAGTCTTCTTTACCTCGGTCAAGCGTTATTTTAGTATGTACGATTTTATGTCGGGGTTAATCAAGACGGTATTTTTTGGCGGGGTCACATCTCTGATCGGATGCCACATCGGACTGAGGACGGACGGCGGTGCAGAAGGGGTAGGCCTTGCAACCATCCGTTCATTTGTGCTTTCCGCAGCGCTGATTCTTATTCTGGACTACGTCCTCTGGATGCTGATATTCTGA
- a CDS encoding restriction endonuclease subunit S, translating into MFKEKKLKHIGCSFLSGFAFKSADYVIEGVPLIKIGNIQNKRVSIESSVNYLPKEIITDRISKFLLEDNDVLIAMTGQGSVGRVGRINLKNDEYALLNQRVGKFICDEINLNIDYLFYVLTSDKYQDALFNAGSGSGQPNLSPEQILDFEIPTPNYSEQTAIAEVLSSLDNKIDLLHRQNKTLEQIAETLFRQWFVEEDSKPSILGDLAKVSTGKGLKRDQLIQNGTYPVIGANGEIGRTNNFLTEGKLIITGRVGTLGEVKISQGQVWISDNVLIIKPLKPEYFYPIYFALKDFDFENINAGSTQPLVTQTDLKLIDINIGDSSLREKFELQCVNIFSKIDSNNQQINTLTQLRDTLLPKLMSGEVRLENNLYSRK; encoded by the coding sequence ATGTTTAAGGAAAAAAAACTTAAGCATATAGGATGTTCATTTTTGTCGGGATTTGCATTTAAAAGTGCAGATTATGTCATTGAAGGCGTTCCATTAATAAAAATTGGAAACATTCAAAATAAACGTGTATCAATTGAATCAAGTGTGAATTATTTACCAAAAGAAATTATTACTGATAGAATTTCTAAATTTCTGCTTGAAGATAATGATGTACTTATTGCTATGACAGGACAAGGAAGTGTTGGAAGAGTAGGTCGGATAAATCTCAAAAATGATGAATATGCTTTGTTAAATCAACGTGTTGGTAAATTCATTTGTGATGAGATAAATTTAAACATTGATTATCTTTTCTATGTATTAACCTCAGACAAATATCAAGATGCTTTATTCAATGCAGGATCTGGGAGTGGCCAACCAAATTTAAGTCCTGAGCAAATATTAGATTTTGAAATTCCAACACCAAATTATTCCGAACAAACCGCCATTGCCGAAGTACTCAGCAGCTTAGACAACAAAATAGACCTGCTGCACCGCCAGAACAAAACCCTTGAGCAAATAGCCGAAACCCTCTTCCGGCAGTGGTTTGTGGAAGAGGATAGCAAACCAAGTATTCTTGGAGATCTTGCAAAAGTTTCTACTGGTAAAGGTTTGAAAAGAGATCAACTTATTCAAAATGGGACCTACCCGGTAATTGGTGCCAATGGGGAAATTGGTAGGACGAATAATTTTCTAACCGAAGGAAAACTAATTATAACTGGAAGAGTAGGTACCTTAGGTGAAGTCAAAATATCTCAGGGTCAGGTTTGGATCTCTGATAATGTTCTTATAATAAAACCATTGAAACCAGAATACTTTTACCCAATATATTTTGCATTGAAAGATTTTGACTTCGAAAATATAAATGCTGGTAGTACCCAACCACTCGTTACGCAAACAGATCTAAAATTGATAGATATTAATATAGGTGATTCATCTTTGAGGGAAAAATTTGAATTACAATGTGTAAATATCTTTTCGAAAATCGATTCAAATAATCAACAAATCAACACCCTCACTCAACTTAGAGACACTTTACTGCCAAAGTTGATGAGTGGGGAGGTGAGGTTAGAAAACAATCTTTATAGTAGGAAGTAA